The region TAAcaagaaaatactaaaaatataaagaagttCTTTTCACAATTTCAAAAGGaccttttgagattcttgaaatcTACAGACTCAATGCATTCCAAACCAGCTCTGTAAGGATTCAACAGTTTGAGAAGCTCAGTTGCTTTCTCCTTTGTTCCATCTCCACAACCAACCTGAATGACTAATAAGAGCTTCTGAAAGGCACCAACTTGAAGAGCCTCTACCAGAACTCTTCCTTCATTCCTTCTTCCATATTTGCAGAGCTTCAGAATGGCAGATATTGAATACACAGTCGCCGACTCCGACACCCGCATGATTTTCTTCACCAACACCGGCACTGTCAGGGCATTACTTTGAGCctcttctctcccttctttgcAGCTGCAAAGCCCGTCAAACACACCCAATGCCCTTTCACATATGCTTTTCTCGGAGTCAAAAATAATCTCCACTAGTGAAGAAACAAAACCCATCTTAACAAATGCTAATTTGATATTCTCGCTGGAAGAAGAAACCAGGTGGAAAATTACCATGAGCGAAGCTTTTGTAATAGTTTGACAGATTTGCTTTCTAACGAGCTCAACTAGTATTTCATTGATTCCCTCAATATCCGACAGCTTCTCCACAAGCTGTTGATCACAAGAAATAAGCTCTTTCAATGCTATTATGGAGTTTTGCTTTGGTAAAATATCTCTGTAGCTCAAAAACCAGACCATGCAACGTAAAGAAGCTAAAGATCCCAAGGACTTCTGGGATTCTTCATCAATTGGAAACATCCAGATCAGTGCCGACAATATCTCTTCCAACACTCTGGAATTCCTCGAAACAGAGTCATTTGAAAATGCATCAAATGCGGCGGCTAATGTAGCCGCCGCTCCATTTGCAACGATGCAGCGCCTATTACGTCCACTCTCGGCACCCCATCTCTCAATTGTCTGAACCAATTCTAAGCACCTCTGTTGCTCCACGCGCCGCGCCGAAGCTTTGACGGCTAAAAGAATATCGGAGACCTCGATGGGCGTGACCGGTGTTCTGGGTGTTGGGATGCGTTCAACTCCGTAATTTCGATTCTCCACGCACCACTCTTGGATCATTTTCCTGAGAGTGTGGTTAGGAATCTGATCAAAACTCCTCAGAACCTGATTCGTTGCCGGGCAGATAAAATTCCCAGCTTCAAGCCAGGTTTCGATGCTTTCGCGATCATATGTAATCCCAGAAGACAATGTCACCGGATCCTTCATCAAATCAAGAGATATCGGGCATCGGAAATGATTCGGGATCACCAGCTCTACGTCGGGATGCTTGTTGCCGGCATGGCTggcgcttcttcttcttctccaaaaAACCATTTGTACACGAATTAAATCTGATCAAACCAAGAAGAGCAGCAAAGATTAATTATGAGAAATATGTTGTTTTCCTTCTTGTTCGTGAAAACTGTGAGGGAGGTAATGGGGTTTGCAAGTGCTTTATATATAAAGGTTTGAGGCTTGTTCTGGCGGTGTTCAAAGTTCAAATGGGACGCCAAGAATTTAAAAGAAACGTTCAAATTGAGAGAGCGAGAAAGAGATGGTTTGGTTAGACGTATTAGAGTGAGATTTTGAATATTGACCGTTGAAGGTTTGAAACTATAAACCCAACCGTCAAAGGGGAGGGGGGCGGGGGGGGCAAGGGGTAAAAGTAAGCCCTTCAAAAGCACAAAAGTAAACGAAAGATTCAGTCTGAAACTCTGAACTGAGCAGGGATTTTAGAGTTTTGACCCTTTGACCAAGACTCCATAATCCAAGTCCAATCATCCTCATCACCTTCATTTGTGTGCATCTGGAAAATCAACAGGAGAAACAGCCGGTTGGTTATACACAGGAGCATTTTCATAACTTCACACTAtgtgaaaatatgaaaatattcatGTGTATAAAGGATCGGTTCCTCTCCAATTCTTATTTAACTAGAGAAAATTCTGGTCCAATTTGTGTGAACTACGTCTAGCCATCTTAGCTAGGAGCCTTAGTTCTGGTTTTTAGTAACAATGTTCTCGTTTGAcagtgctttttatttttatcaaaataaaaataaaaggtttaataaataattttaaacataaaatattcatCAAATACTCAAAATTACGTTCACCTTTATATTAcgttaaaatacatttttaacgAAGAACGAGTCTGATATATGTAGGTACCATCAGGGATGAAATCAGGATTGATTTTCATTAGAGGGTCAAAGGCCATTAAGTCTAATTTTGATAAGAACCCAATCtaatttttaaacatatatattgaaCTATATTGTAACAAACATTTTAAGCAAAATTTCAAAACCGATTAGGTCATGTCTCTCGAGTCTCCCTGGTTCTGTTTCTGGGttgaaaaaattgtacaaaTTCAATACTAAAATTTGAATGCAACAATCGACATTGAAGAATTGGGTTGGTGTGACATATATAACTATTCTTGTCAAATTGAAATCCACAAGAATTAGCTGCCTGAATTTAAGTAGCTAATATGAAAGAGCATATATAAAACTCATCTGTTCAAGTAACTTTTGAACTGTCGTCCGATTGACTCGGACATATAAATTCCAAATATACTCTCTTACGTTAACCACTCAAATTACTAATCAGCTAATTG is a window of Alnus glutinosa chromosome 4, dhAlnGlut1.1, whole genome shotgun sequence DNA encoding:
- the LOC133867035 gene encoding U-box domain-containing protein 21-like produces the protein MVFWRRRRSASHAGNKHPDVELVIPNHFRCPISLDLMKDPVTLSSGITYDRESIETWLEAGNFICPATNQVLRSFDQIPNHTLRKMIQEWCVENRNYGVERIPTPRTPVTPIEVSDILLAVKASARRVEQQRCLELVQTIERWGAESGRNRRCIVANGAAATLAAAFDAFSNDSVSRNSRVLEEILSALIWMFPIDEESQKSLGSLASLRCMVWFLSYRDILPKQNSIIALKELISCDQQLVEKLSDIEGINEILVELVRKQICQTITKASLMVIFHLVSSSSENIKLAFVKMGFVSSLVEIIFDSEKSICERALGVFDGLCSCKEGREEAQSNALTVPVLVKKIMRVSESATVYSISAILKLCKYGRRNEGRVLVEALQVGAFQKLLLVIQVGCGDGTKEKATELLKLLNPYRAGLECIESVDFKNLKRSF